The following proteins are encoded in a genomic region of Thermoplasmata archaeon:
- a CDS encoding GAF domain-containing protein: MYYAAIISDAKITISLTEKFLHHFNKDIKSVVVGDVNQLMSLINAAELIDVIIIEQTETLRFVEIMKALNRFNVDLPLILMSKECDPELMSSAVNEHVDNYLCIADKEPADYYKELVDLIIFAVERYRVKRQHMLDTKRYSSLVELAKQDQYDFQAIINYALENAMYLTDSKIGYVAFVNIPENKLTMLAWSQSAMNECRVQNKQMDFKLNEAGLWAAPVRTGKTVIIDDYKTTNHVMKHGAPMGHVEMKTLMMVPIKLNGEIIGTVGVGNKAREYNTSDEYNVQQLFQEAFKIQQSVITKNRYESELAIYRKILDRSPFGVMYVTREGFKAIYNNNAASILGLKPTTEMVDLSKNRGEIVDYIIARIANYTDLDDGIVFDVGNVKWSLTINKFSEEGLDGYGVIFTEVTNILEYKSKISSDEATLRLMQGLVSNELMSVVAILKTIKDSDEKFVTIKYKLEDISRFLKSVTMMDFSNLSWVDLDEVIDKGFDDYIGSSLDIKIKLASIKVFASNSLSRVFYEYRHMVSNRCINITSIEVKFSVEDGNLKLTLMDDGVHPLSYGNNQSGMFYLDPLPTVLITQICKGNGMDVKWIPKGHSYVAEITIPPERYKIGS, from the coding sequence GTGTATTACGCGGCGATAATAAGTGATGCAAAGATTACTATCAGTCTGACTGAGAAATTCTTACATCATTTCAACAAGGACATCAAATCCGTAGTCGTCGGCGATGTTAACCAATTGATGAGCTTGATTAACGCTGCAGAGCTTATTGATGTTATCATCATAGAGCAGACTGAAACGCTAAGGTTTGTGGAAATCATGAAGGCGTTGAATCGTTTCAACGTGGATTTGCCCCTTATTCTGATGTCCAAAGAATGCGATCCTGAGCTGATGTCTTCTGCAGTGAATGAGCATGTGGACAATTATCTTTGTATTGCCGACAAAGAACCTGCGGACTACTACAAGGAACTCGTGGATCTGATAATCTTCGCCGTTGAGAGATACCGTGTCAAGAGACAGCACATGCTGGACACTAAGAGATATTCCTCATTGGTCGAATTGGCGAAGCAGGATCAATATGATTTCCAAGCGATCATCAATTATGCTCTTGAGAATGCCATGTATCTGACGGACAGTAAGATAGGATACGTTGCTTTTGTGAATATCCCGGAGAACAAGCTGACGATGCTGGCTTGGTCCCAGTCAGCGATGAATGAATGCCGTGTGCAGAATAAGCAGATGGATTTCAAACTGAATGAAGCAGGCCTGTGGGCAGCACCGGTCCGTACAGGCAAAACTGTGATCATTGATGACTATAAGACGACGAATCATGTCATGAAACACGGAGCACCGATGGGCCATGTGGAGATGAAGACCCTGATGATGGTCCCGATCAAGTTGAATGGAGAGATCATCGGTACAGTGGGTGTCGGGAACAAGGCAAGGGAATACAACACGTCCGATGAGTACAATGTCCAGCAGCTGTTCCAAGAGGCTTTCAAGATACAGCAGTCCGTCATCACCAAGAACAGGTACGAGAGCGAGCTGGCGATCTACAGGAAGATACTTGATAGGAGTCCGTTCGGCGTAATGTATGTGACGCGTGAAGGTTTCAAAGCAATCTATAACAATAACGCTGCATCAATTCTAGGTTTGAAACCTACCACAGAAATGGTGGACCTTTCTAAGAATAGGGGGGAGATCGTCGATTACATAATCGCGCGTATCGCCAATTATACTGATTTGGATGACGGTATTGTTTTCGATGTCGGGAATGTGAAATGGTCACTCACTATCAATAAATTCAGTGAGGAAGGCCTCGACGGCTACGGTGTGATCTTCACTGAGGTGACCAACATCTTGGAGTACAAGAGCAAGATCAGCAGTGATGAGGCCACTTTGAGATTGATGCAGGGTCTGGTCAGTAACGAATTGATGTCTGTGGTGGCGATTCTGAAAACCATCAAGGATTCTGATGAGAAGTTCGTGACCATCAAGTACAAACTGGAGGATATTTCGAGATTCTTGAAATCGGTGACTATGATGGACTTCAGCAATCTGTCATGGGTAGATTTGGACGAGGTCATCGACAAAGGATTCGACGATTATATCGGTTCGTCATTGGACATCAAAATCAAATTGGCAAGCATCAAGGTGTTCGCCAGTAATTCTTTGTCCCGCGTATTCTACGAATACAGACACATGGTCTCCAACAGATGCATAAACATCACTTCCATAGAGGTAAAGTTCAGCGTTGAGGACGGGAATCTTAAACTGACCCTCATGGACGACGGTGTGCATCCGTTATCCTATGGGAATAATCAATCAGGAATGTTCTATCTCGACCCGTTACCAACGGTCCTGATCACTCAGATTTGCAAGGGCAACGGTATGGATGTAAAATGGATTCCGAAGGGACATAGTTATGTGGCTGAGATCACGATACCGCCTGAGAGATACAAGATCGGTTCGTGA
- a CDS encoding 4'-phosphopantetheinyl transferase superfamily protein, whose amino-acid sequence MIHCFITDCTPLEDQQTYDRAYALLSDERKGKADFYRFPKDKMLSITAGLFIRLVERSYGKVTADENGKLHVKGVEFNLSHSGHYVAFAVSDSPVGIDIESVGRNMDIARRVMTEEEYEDYIDKVEEKDREDVFIRMWTAKESYMKALGLGFRLAPETFRVLYGYELRSPDGTMRIQELDAPENYQVSVCSEDGESSIRTLEVGDLINADSLKGIIGNGSTVTQM is encoded by the coding sequence ATGATTCACTGTTTCATCACGGACTGCACCCCTCTTGAAGACCAACAGACGTATGACAGGGCATATGCGCTCCTGTCGGACGAAAGGAAGGGCAAGGCCGATTTCTACAGATTCCCCAAGGACAAGATGCTCAGTATCACCGCTGGATTGTTCATCAGATTGGTGGAACGGTCCTATGGGAAGGTGACCGCCGATGAGAACGGTAAGCTCCATGTAAAAGGGGTGGAATTCAATCTTTCTCATTCAGGACATTACGTAGCTTTTGCTGTATCGGATTCACCTGTCGGTATCGATATCGAATCTGTCGGTCGCAATATGGACATAGCCCGCAGAGTGATGACCGAAGAAGAATACGAAGATTACATCGATAAGGTGGAAGAGAAGGATCGCGAGGACGTCTTCATCAGGATGTGGACTGCCAAAGAGAGCTATATGAAGGCCTTGGGCCTAGGATTCAGATTGGCGCCGGAGACATTCAGAGTCCTTTACGGATACGAGCTTAGATCTCCGGATGGAACCATGAGGATACAGGAACTCGATGCGCCGGAGAACTATCAAGTTTCAGTATGTTCAGAGGATGGGGAATCTTCGATCAGAACCTTGGAGGTCGGGGATCTGATCAATGCCGATTCCTTGAAAGGGATTATAGGCAACGGTTCAACCGTTACACAGATGTGA
- a CDS encoding STAS domain-containing protein, which produces MNRSYTVLLAITAVFTLVVAALVLIVPDHTGELRTDLEVGDDVMTIELDMSEVPYISSAGLRVILNADEIMQDRNGIKLIGVNNDVRAILEMTGFYDTLDIE; this is translated from the coding sequence ATGAACAGGTCTTACACAGTACTGTTGGCAATCACGGCAGTATTCACATTAGTGGTAGCTGCCCTGGTTCTGATAGTTCCGGACCACACAGGTGAGTTGAGAACGGATCTGGAGGTCGGGGACGACGTCATGACCATTGAACTGGACATGTCTGAGGTGCCGTACATCTCCTCAGCGGGACTGAGGGTCATACTGAACGCGGACGAGATCATGCAGGACAGGAACGGGATCAAGCTGATAGGCGTCAACAACGACGTCCGTGCGATCCTTGAGATGACCGGATTCTACGATACATTGGACATAGAATGA
- a CDS encoding iron ABC transporter permease — MKIKYKSKIANLGLKLRLSESSSKVVKKQSDGAVTNQDIIRQYSAYKYAKFMMLLVVAVLCLITFGIDIGLGAYSLSFIDVYAAIFERLMDWDQVMSTDMMVVWELRMPRVIMGLLAGMGLAIAGAAMQSMMKNPLADPYTTGISSGAALGATIAITLGIAIIGGSFGTVINAFVFALLPAAFIILISLYKKPSPAMIILSGISLMYIFNAVQSYLMLVADPDAAASVIAWTIGSLNSASWETVPYVFLMTLLGGIVLLYMARVLNTMNAGDSYSKSIGVDVNKARIITLVTVSLLAAGIVSFTGVIGFIGLVGPHIARIFVGSDNKILIPAAGLMGAGLMLLADCVVQIVLPTLPIGIITSIIGGPVFMILLLRQKKEVW; from the coding sequence ATGAAGATAAAGTACAAGAGCAAGATAGCCAACCTGGGCCTGAAGCTGCGTCTGTCCGAGAGTTCATCCAAGGTTGTGAAGAAGCAATCGGATGGTGCAGTGACCAATCAGGACATCATCAGACAATACAGCGCATACAAGTATGCCAAGTTCATGATGCTGTTGGTCGTGGCCGTACTGTGTCTGATAACATTCGGTATCGACATCGGTCTCGGAGCGTATTCCCTGAGTTTCATCGACGTATATGCAGCCATCTTCGAGAGGCTGATGGATTGGGACCAGGTCATGTCCACTGACATGATGGTTGTTTGGGAGCTTAGGATGCCCCGTGTCATAATGGGCCTATTGGCTGGAATGGGACTGGCAATAGCTGGAGCCGCTATGCAGAGCATGATGAAGAACCCGTTGGCCGATCCATACACCACAGGAATATCCTCAGGAGCTGCTCTAGGTGCCACCATAGCCATCACCTTGGGGATTGCCATCATAGGAGGCAGCTTCGGAACGGTCATCAACGCATTCGTGTTCGCACTTCTGCCCGCGGCGTTCATCATTCTCATATCCCTTTACAAGAAACCGTCCCCAGCCATGATAATCCTGTCAGGTATATCCCTGATGTACATCTTCAACGCGGTGCAGTCTTATCTCATGCTGGTCGCAGATCCGGACGCTGCCGCCAGCGTCATAGCGTGGACCATCGGGTCCCTGAATTCGGCCAGTTGGGAGACCGTTCCATATGTGTTCCTCATGACCTTGCTCGGAGGCATCGTACTGTTGTATATGGCGAGGGTGCTCAACACAATGAATGCCGGAGATTCATATTCGAAGAGCATAGGTGTGGATGTCAACAAGGCGCGCATAATAACGCTTGTCACCGTTTCGCTGCTCGCAGCCGGAATAGTATCGTTCACGGGAGTCATAGGGTTCATCGGACTGGTCGGACCGCACATAGCCCGTATCTTTGTCGGTTCAGATAACAAGATACTTATCCCGGCGGCCGGGCTCATGGGTGCAGGTTTGATGCTATTAGCTGACTGTGTCGTGCAGATTGTTCTTCCCACGCTGCCCATCGGAATCATCACGTCGATCATCGGAGGACCTGTGTTCATGATCCTATTGCTCAGACAGAAGAAGGAGGTGTGGTGA
- a CDS encoding class I SAM-dependent methyltransferase, producing the protein MKEKVSIEKGSVQETLMLPLFGRYKANQRYPRLFRDTTAKTIIDRIDYDIEQADMGKGPQLVYGMRQDITERVARKFLNEHPDALIINIGCGLDTIFDHIDNGRCRFANVDFPEVIEFRTRLFDRKERTVNIGMDANDHNWMDYVGYNEGDSVFIMSCGVLFYFQREDVQRLIDAIGKRFPGAVMCFDYENAKMLARSNRAVRKTGNKGAYMPFSMEDGKKEIKEFSDTVESVTVLDRLPEDYNCIPLFFKWYFKRCLRTGSMTFAEVKFKG; encoded by the coding sequence ATGAAAGAGAAAGTCTCAATCGAGAAAGGGAGCGTCCAGGAAACTCTGATGCTTCCTTTGTTCGGGAGATACAAGGCAAATCAGAGGTACCCTCGTCTGTTCAGGGACACGACGGCAAAAACGATCATCGATCGCATAGACTACGATATCGAGCAGGCGGATATGGGCAAGGGACCACAGTTGGTCTACGGTATGAGACAGGACATCACCGAGAGGGTGGCCAGAAAGTTCCTCAATGAACATCCGGATGCACTGATCATCAACATAGGTTGCGGTCTGGACACGATTTTCGACCACATAGACAACGGAAGATGCCGTTTTGCGAATGTGGACTTTCCTGAGGTAATAGAATTCAGAACCAGATTATTCGACCGCAAAGAGAGGACAGTGAACATAGGTATGGACGCCAATGATCATAATTGGATGGATTACGTCGGATACAACGAAGGGGACAGCGTCTTCATTATGAGCTGCGGCGTATTGTTCTATTTCCAAAGGGAAGATGTACAGAGGCTCATAGATGCGATCGGAAAGAGGTTCCCGGGCGCCGTGATGTGCTTCGACTATGAGAACGCAAAAATGCTGGCCCGCTCTAACAGAGCTGTCAGGAAGACAGGCAACAAGGGAGCATACATGCCATTCAGCATGGAGGACGGCAAGAAGGAGATCAAGGAATTTTCCGATACAGTGGAATCCGTGACGGTTCTTGATCGCCTTCCAGAGGATTACAACTGCATCCCGCTGTTCTTCAAGTGGTATTTCAAAAGGTGTCTCAGGACGGGGTCAATGACTTTCGCAGAAGTGAAGTTCAAAGGCTGA
- a CDS encoding PhzF family phenazine biosynthesis protein — translation MKMYQVDAFTDRPFSGNPAAVCVSKKALSDDVMQKLAIENNLSETAFAVGSDGRYELRWFTPGGEIDLCGHATLATGFVILNYIEPDASQIEFSTKSGILRVTREGDCYSMDFPLIKTQPIDVTEDFVDAIGCDIEEAAIGYRDPILLLKTAKDVIDLDPDMGKVKELKDGLGLFVTAPGYDGFDFVSRAFWPKLNVDEDPVCGSMHCSLVDFWSKKLGKNRMVARQVSERGGTLTVEIIGDRVKLSGKAILFATFEVDDSILF, via the coding sequence ATGAAGATGTATCAAGTCGATGCATTCACTGACCGTCCGTTCTCGGGAAACCCTGCTGCTGTTTGCGTTTCGAAAAAAGCTCTGAGCGACGACGTCATGCAGAAGCTAGCTATAGAGAACAACCTCTCTGAGACGGCCTTCGCGGTCGGAAGCGATGGGAGATATGAACTTAGATGGTTCACCCCCGGCGGGGAGATCGACCTATGCGGGCACGCGACCCTGGCGACGGGATTTGTAATTCTGAACTATATCGAACCTGATGCATCCCAGATAGAATTCAGCACCAAGAGCGGTATCCTGAGGGTCACCAGAGAAGGAGATTGCTATTCAATGGATTTCCCGCTTATCAAGACCCAGCCTATAGATGTCACCGAGGACTTCGTCGATGCAATTGGGTGCGACATAGAAGAAGCAGCAATAGGTTACAGGGACCCCATATTGCTGCTAAAGACTGCAAAGGATGTCATCGACCTCGATCCTGATATGGGAAAAGTGAAAGAACTCAAGGATGGACTCGGCCTTTTCGTCACAGCCCCCGGATATGATGGATTCGATTTCGTCTCCAGAGCATTCTGGCCCAAATTGAATGTGGATGAGGACCCGGTATGCGGTTCTATGCACTGCAGCCTGGTCGATTTCTGGAGCAAGAAACTTGGAAAGAACCGTATGGTCGCACGCCAGGTATCAGAACGTGGAGGCACGCTCACCGTTGAAATTATAGGAGACAGGGTTAAACTGAGCGGCAAAGCGATTCTGTTCGCCACTTTCGAAGTAGATGACTCGATCCTGTTCTGA
- a CDS encoding DUF3795 domain-containing protein, with product MNRFIAYCGLDCEKCEARIATLNDDDDLRRKVSKEWSELNQVEITPDMINCTGCRMEGAKTVYCGTLCPIRKCAVSKGYETCGSCPELETCGKVSMIIGNNKDALSNLRQQGPA from the coding sequence ATGAATAGATTCATCGCATACTGTGGATTGGATTGCGAGAAGTGCGAGGCACGCATCGCTACCCTGAATGACGATGACGATCTGCGCAGAAAGGTTTCTAAGGAATGGTCGGAACTGAATCAGGTGGAGATCACTCCAGATATGATCAACTGTACCGGATGCCGCATGGAAGGGGCCAAGACCGTTTACTGCGGCACCCTTTGCCCGATAAGGAAATGCGCCGTCTCTAAGGGATACGAGACGTGCGGATCCTGTCCAGAGTTGGAGACTTGCGGCAAGGTATCGATGATCATCGGCAACAACAAGGATGCTCTGAGCAATCTGAGGCAGCAGGGCCCGGCCTGA
- a CDS encoding ABC transporter ATP-binding protein gives MSLKIEAQDLGVSYGDNLIWEHINLTIDQPGLISILGPNGVGKSTFMYTINKILEPTSGRVLLDGKDVMELSYKDIAKRVAYVPQASGETFAMTVMDTVLMGRYPHSGYTVTKEDMEIAADSLQKMHMGEFAMRNFNELSAGQHQRVMIARGLAQMPDLLMLDEPTSNLDIYHQLYTMKLLRDLAHERNITVLVICHDLNVAAKFSDRVIMFCKGKVYSDGPADETLTADTIKDVYGVTSDIITVDEHPYVIYHSDDIDTGMAPSQKTTTVPKGEKGNDDVEN, from the coding sequence ATGTCATTGAAGATTGAGGCTCAGGATCTAGGGGTATCTTATGGTGACAACTTGATATGGGAGCATATCAACCTGACCATCGATCAGCCTGGTCTGATCAGTATCTTGGGGCCGAACGGAGTCGGTAAATCGACATTCATGTACACGATAAACAAGATCCTGGAGCCGACCTCAGGCCGTGTCTTGCTTGACGGAAAGGATGTCATGGAGCTTTCCTACAAGGATATAGCGAAAAGGGTCGCGTATGTCCCTCAGGCATCCGGAGAGACTTTCGCCATGACTGTCATGGATACCGTACTGATGGGAAGGTATCCCCATTCAGGATATACCGTGACCAAAGAGGATATGGAAATCGCCGCAGACAGTCTTCAGAAGATGCATATGGGCGAGTTCGCGATGAGGAACTTCAACGAACTCTCAGCCGGACAGCACCAGAGGGTCATGATCGCAAGAGGGCTTGCGCAGATGCCCGATCTCCTTATGCTCGATGAACCTACTTCCAATCTAGACATCTATCATCAACTGTACACGATGAAGTTATTGCGCGACCTGGCGCATGAGAGGAACATAACGGTTCTCGTGATTTGTCATGATCTAAATGTTGCTGCGAAATTCTCCGATCGCGTTATCATGTTCTGTAAGGGAAAGGTCTACTCGGACGGACCGGCTGACGAGACACTCACCGCAGACACGATCAAAGATGTTTACGGAGTCACCTCTGACATCATAACGGTGGATGAGCATCCGTATGTCATCTATCATTCGGACGATATCGATACAGGAATGGCGCCATCGCAGAAGACTACCACTGTGCCGAAGGGCGAGAAGGGCAACGATGATGTGGAGAACTGA
- a CDS encoding DUF1638 domain-containing protein: MRIGILACDILKPELEYLTAGDEDIVMKKYLEFALHEDPPHMKEVILEEAKEFEGKVDVLFLGYAVCNSLERITDEIPIPSVMLKGCDCIEAILGPDEYKAEKKDCTGTWFNTPGWALEGTQGLIKELHLDMLEDFEPEFFFDIIFDSYQRVLFLDTGIGNEDEYRELSEKFANELNLKHDCRKCDIDRIKKALTEAKGLASV, translated from the coding sequence ATGAGGATAGGCATTCTCGCATGCGACATTCTGAAGCCGGAATTGGAATACCTTACAGCCGGCGATGAGGACATCGTGATGAAGAAGTATCTCGAATTCGCACTGCACGAAGACCCCCCGCATATGAAGGAGGTCATACTCGAGGAAGCAAAAGAATTCGAAGGAAAGGTGGACGTCCTCTTCCTAGGATATGCGGTTTGCAACTCCTTGGAGAGAATAACCGATGAGATTCCCATACCATCTGTGATGCTGAAAGGTTGTGACTGCATCGAAGCGATACTTGGCCCTGATGAATACAAAGCGGAGAAGAAAGACTGCACAGGAACATGGTTCAATACACCCGGATGGGCCCTGGAAGGCACACAGGGACTGATTAAAGAGTTGCACCTAGATATGCTTGAGGACTTCGAACCTGAATTCTTCTTCGACATCATCTTCGATTCTTATCAAAGGGTACTTTTCCTGGACACAGGGATCGGCAACGAGGATGAATATCGCGAGCTCTCAGAGAAATTTGCTAATGAACTCAATCTAAAACATGATTGCAGAAAATGCGATATAGATAGGATCAAAAAAGCGCTTACTGAAGCGAAAGGATTAGCAAGTGTGTAA
- a CDS encoding CDP-alcohol phosphatidyltransferase family protein, which yields MNKSIPNIISFSRIILSLSMLLFEPLTLEFFIVICLCGITDFLDGYLARKYNLVSEFGSHLDSLGDFAFIVSLVVSFLLYYELKPWMIAWIIILAAIRLLAMIIGYVRYKKFTSVHSYINKTAGFIVYFLPFMVLLLGFDLTFILFCALYTISGIEYVIINAYSKEYRTDFTCILIEHP from the coding sequence ATGAACAAATCAATACCGAACATCATCTCATTTTCGAGGATAATCCTATCCTTATCGATGCTCCTGTTCGAACCTCTCACTCTGGAGTTCTTCATTGTGATCTGCCTATGCGGAATAACGGACTTCTTGGACGGATATCTCGCCAGAAAGTACAATCTGGTAAGCGAGTTCGGAAGTCATTTGGACAGTTTGGGAGATTTCGCCTTCATAGTATCGTTGGTGGTCAGTTTCCTGTTGTACTACGAACTCAAGCCATGGATGATAGCGTGGATCATCATCCTTGCAGCGATCCGTCTCTTGGCCATGATAATCGGCTACGTCAGATACAAGAAGTTCACATCCGTCCATTCATACATCAACAAGACCGCAGGATTCATCGTATACTTCCTGCCGTTCATGGTGTTGTTGTTGGGATTCGATCTGACGTTCATCCTGTTCTGTGCGCTCTATACCATTTCCGGTATCGAGTACGTCATCATCAACGCCTACAGCAAGGAATACAGGACGGATTTCACATGCATTCTGATCGAGCATCCATGA
- a CDS encoding MFS transporter, translating to MKTMEKRPLLSRDFVICSMIAFFYIMMFFMTYTGMTAYVRDEFQTDSMIAAIAVSIFIVGDLIARLFSHRIIDRLGLRMTVVASLLVSSILSIMYLAAWDVASMCILRLVHGMAYGAMGTAVNTKVSLTIPSERMGEGMGYFMMSVSIGSALGPMACMMLSEDGVFTDVFLLGFAMSLMGFLCSLFLTKDVPVAERHDRPKGLVERSAIPISVVALVFFFSYSGVLSFISSYGNEIGLAEFATFFFVALSVSTLVSRMFLGKMYDTRGENALMIPSFLLFILGMAIFATTDNGWLLLLSGAMMGVNVALMLSIGNAVVIKLTKRDRVAVAISTFNIFVDLAYVIGPIVIGMLIDDMGYRDSYMAMAAVATFSLILYYFLHGRLVTAGKIPKGSF from the coding sequence TTGAAGACCATGGAGAAAAGACCGCTCCTCAGCAGAGATTTCGTCATCTGCTCGATGATCGCATTCTTCTACATCATGATGTTCTTCATGACGTATACCGGGATGACCGCATACGTCAGGGACGAATTCCAGACGGACAGCATGATAGCAGCGATAGCGGTGAGCATCTTCATAGTCGGCGACCTGATCGCCAGATTGTTCTCCCACAGGATCATCGACAGATTAGGTCTAAGGATGACCGTGGTCGCATCCCTTTTGGTCAGCAGCATCCTTTCCATAATGTATCTGGCAGCGTGGGATGTGGCTTCGATGTGCATCCTCAGATTGGTGCACGGAATGGCCTATGGCGCCATGGGAACCGCGGTGAACACCAAGGTTTCACTGACAATACCGTCCGAAAGGATGGGTGAGGGCATGGGATACTTCATGATGAGCGTCAGCATAGGCTCGGCATTGGGTCCGATGGCCTGCATGATGCTTTCCGAGGACGGAGTGTTCACAGACGTGTTCCTGCTGGGATTCGCGATGAGCCTTATGGGATTCCTGTGCTCGCTTTTCCTGACAAAAGACGTGCCGGTCGCAGAACGTCATGACAGGCCCAAGGGATTAGTGGAGCGCAGCGCCATCCCCATCTCGGTCGTCGCGCTGGTGTTCTTCTTCTCGTATTCGGGCGTCCTCTCGTTTATATCGTCCTACGGGAACGAGATAGGTCTTGCGGAATTCGCCACATTCTTCTTCGTTGCACTGTCGGTCAGCACATTGGTATCCAGGATGTTCCTCGGAAAGATGTATGACACCCGGGGGGAGAATGCTCTCATGATACCATCGTTCCTCCTCTTCATTCTGGGAATGGCCATCTTCGCGACCACCGACAACGGATGGCTGCTCCTTCTATCAGGAGCAATGATGGGTGTCAATGTGGCCCTAATGCTGTCCATCGGCAACGCAGTGGTGATCAAACTCACCAAAAGGGACAGGGTGGCGGTCGCCATCTCCACATTCAATATCTTCGTGGACCTGGCCTATGTGATCGGCCCGATAGTAATCGGAATGCTGATAGATGATATGGGCTACCGCGACAGCTACATGGCCATGGCCGCCGTTGCGACGTTCTCCCTTATCCTATACTATTTCCTTCACGGAAGGCTGGTCACAGCCGGTAAGATACCTAAGGGATCGTTCTGA
- a CDS encoding sugar O-acetyltransferase, with product MADGTPDQELNALLERLNAGQTIGPDGNGMSVLRKYAREAQMVTARINTGFHEDKELREMVSELIGKDVPDDFCLFPPIYADFGKNITIGKSVFINSGCCFQDQGGIRIGDGCFIGHQVVFATIDHDLDPNRRAENHVAPIVLGKNVWVGSHATILKGVTIGDGSVVAAGAVVTKDVPPMTVVGGVPARVIRKIE from the coding sequence ATGGCAGACGGAACACCGGACCAGGAATTGAACGCATTGTTGGAAAGACTCAATGCCGGTCAGACGATAGGTCCCGACGGCAATGGTATGAGTGTTCTCAGGAAATATGCGAGAGAAGCACAGATGGTCACTGCCAGGATCAATACGGGATTCCATGAGGATAAGGAGCTCCGGGAGATGGTGTCCGAGCTCATTGGCAAGGATGTTCCCGATGATTTCTGTCTATTCCCTCCCATATATGCGGACTTCGGTAAGAACATCACGATCGGCAAAAGCGTGTTCATCAACTCAGGATGCTGTTTCCAGGACCAAGGAGGAATCAGGATAGGGGACGGTTGCTTCATCGGACACCAGGTGGTATTCGCTACCATAGACCACGATCTAGATCCGAATAGAAGGGCAGAGAATCATGTGGCCCCGATAGTCCTTGGGAAGAATGTATGGGTCGGTTCCCACGCGACCATCCTGAAAGGTGTGACCATCGGGGACGGTTCTGTGGTTGCTGCAGGCGCGGTCGTGACGAAGGATGTTCCCCCGATGACAGTGGTCGGAGGGGTGCCGGCCCGTGTGATTCGCAAGATCGAGTGA